A region from the Lolium perenne isolate Kyuss_39 chromosome 4, Kyuss_2.0, whole genome shotgun sequence genome encodes:
- the LOC127347456 gene encoding uncharacterized protein, whose amino-acid sequence MAGEAEIPAALRGKGTAAFRGRKHYTSQNVLAVVDFNMRFTCVLAGWEGSAHDANILADTLKTRYHLNEFSAKHRSQNAKELFNLRHSSLRVTIERAFAALKNMFKVLDQKSFNTFDTQVKLVLSCCILHNWILGWGEDEFFEEVVILDEVETGHGVDADDNDACKEKRQEWADAMCEARGNTTM is encoded by the exons ATGGCGGGAGAAGCCGAAATTCCAGCGGCGTTGCGCGGCAAAG GTACTGCAGCATTCCGTGGGAGGAAGCACTACACCAGCCAGAACGTGCTAGCAGTTGTGGATTTCAATATGAGGTTCACCTGCGTGCTTGCTGGGTGGGAGGGTTCAGCTCATGATGCGAACATCCTTGCCGACACCTT gaaaacaaggtaccACCTCAACGAGTTCTCTGCGAAGCACCGATCTCAGAATGCTAAAGAGTTGTTCAATCTGAGACACTCAAGCCTTAGAGTCACCATTGAGAGGGCCTTTGCTGCATTGAAGAACATGTTCAAGGTCCTTGATCAGAAATCGTTCAACACTTTTGACACTCAAGTAAAGCTTGTCCTTTCTTGTTGCATTCTTCACAACTGGATCCTAGGTTGGGGCGAGGATGAGTTCTTCGAAGAGGTTGTCATTTTGGATGAAGTAGAGACCGGCCATGGCGTGGACGCAGACGACAATGATGCCTGTAAGGAGAAGAGGCAAGAGTGGGCAGACGCAATGTGCGAAGCCAGAGGCAACACCACCATGtga
- the LOC139830556 gene encoding putative receptor protein kinase ZmPK1 — translation MRSIISLVLVITVSFSLLLPCHLAATASRHSLLRGASIAVEDHETDFLGSPDGTFRCGFYLVSPTVFTFSVWFAGAKESAVVWTADRLRPVHSKGSRLTLDKHGSALVLTDYDGEPVWNSSWAGARAASRVRLDNSGNLVVEDANGNKLWQSFDSPTDTLLPRQPLRATTRLVSRADGGSDGRLLSSGYYSLGFSDYAMLSLFYDNGNFSSIYWPNPYNNYIDNKRRIYNFSREATMDALGQFFSSDNANFQTADLGAAGMRRRLTLDADGNLRAYSLHATKGTWAVSWMAFGNPCIIHGVCGANAVCLYAPAPSCVCAPGHERADRSDWSKGCLPMFRQHDCATPTKLMELPHTDFWGYDLSDGERTTFDDCAKRCRERCSCVGFQHKEHSNMECYLKSVLFNGRTFPGLPGTVYIKVPADFVVPKIHVHQWQEHVQGQGPLHFLEDNVTGCTTPQGYLLLNVSALSQDHGRDAAAKPVWPYLYGFLSAMFVVEAIVIGLGCCCLFSKKGLFRPSSPVYPMDEGYKLILLTSSFQRYSYAAIKKATANFADVIGRGGSGVVYKGILEDGRVVAVKALTTSISRCHGEEEFEAELSLISRIYHMNLARIVGCCSQGKHRILVSEFIENGSLATMLFPDDNDDHEVLGWSQRFRIAVGVARGLAYLHSECLQWIIHCDMKPENILLDRDLEPKITDFGLAKLLDRRRDGSGSGARTAGLNNSNPSRRIRGTRGYMAPEWVSNLDVSDKVDVYSFGVVLLELVRGVRVADGGENTDVRAVTKAAREKMRSGCVEDLVDERLAGEFSRSQVEVLLGTALSCLEEERSRRPSMGAVVQALISVEDA, via the coding sequence ATGAGATCCATCATCAGCCTAGTGCTCGTGATCACTGTCAGTTTCAGCTTGCTGCTTCCATGTCATCTCGCTGCCACAGCATCGCGCCATAGTCTCCTCCGCGGTGCGTCGATCGCTGTCGAGGACCATGAGACCGACTTCCTAGGCTCGCCGGACGGCACGTTTAGATGTGGCTTCTACCTCGTGTCCCCGACGGTCTTCACCTTCTCCGTCTGGTTCGCGGGCGCCAAGGAAAGCGCCGTCGTTTGGACCGCCGACCGCTTGCGCCCCGTCCACAGCAAGGGCTCCCGCCTCACGCTCGACAAACACGGGAGCGCGCTCGTCCTCACCGACTACGACGGCGAGCCGGTCTGGAACTCCAGTTGGGCCGGCGCACGGGCGGCCTCGCGCGTCCGGCTCGACAACAGCGGTAACCTCGTCGTGGAGGATGCCAACGGGAATAAGCTGTGGCAGAGCTTCGACTCCCCGACGGACACACTGCTCCCGAGGCAGCCGCTCAGGGCCACGACGCGCCTGGTGTCGCGCGCCGATGGCGGCAGCGACGGGCGTCTTCTTTCCTCCGGCTACTACAGCctggggttcagcgactacgccaTGCTCTCCCTCTTCTACGACAATGGCAACTTCTCCAGCATCTACTGGCCCAACCCCTACAACAACTACATCGACAACAAACGCAGGATCTACAACTTCTCCCGCGAGGCCACCATGGACGCGCTGGGCCAGTTCTTCTCCAGCGACAACGCCAACTTCCAGACGGCGGACTTGGGCGCCGCCGGCATGAGGAGGAGGCTGACGCTGGACGCCGACGGCAACCTCAGGGCTTACAGCCTGCACGCGACCAAAGGGACGTGGGCCGTGTCGTGGATGGCGTTCGGTAACCCCTGCATCATCCACGGTGTGTGCGGTGCCAACGCGGTGTGCCTCTACGCGCCGGCGCCGTCCTGCGTCTGCGCCCCAGGCCACGAGCGCGCCGACCGGAGCGACTGGAGTAAAGGGTGCCTGCCGATGTTCCGGCAGCACGACTGCGCGACACCGACGAAGCTGATGGAGCTTCCGCATACCGACTTTTGGGGCTACGACCTCAGCGACGGCGAGAGAACGACGTTCGACGATTGCGCCAAGAGGTGCCGGGAGCGCTGCTCGTGCGTGGGGTTCCAGCACAAGGAGCACAGCAACATGGAGTGCTACCTCAAGAGCGTCCTCTTCAACGGCAGGACGTTCCCAGGCTTGCCGGGGACGGTGTACATCAAGGTCCCGGCCGACTTTGTCGTGCCCAAGATCCACGTCCACCAATGGCAAGAGCATGTACAGGGTCAGGGTCCGCTTCACTTCTTGGAGGATAACGTCACCGGCTGCACCACCCCCCAAGGGTACCTCCTCCTCAACGTCTCTGCCTTGTCACAAGACCACGGCCGCGATGCGGCGGCGAAGCCGGTGTGGCCATACCTGTACGGTTTCCTGTCTGCGATGTTCGTGGTCGAGGCCATCGTGATAGGGCTCGGCTGCTGCTGCCTCTTCTCCAAGAAGGGGCTGTTCAGGCCGTCCTCTCCGGTGTACCCCATGGACGAAGGCTACAAGCTCATCCTCCTCACGAGCAGCTTCCAGCGGTACAGCTACGCGGCGATCAAGAAGGCTACGGCGAACTTCGCCGACGTGATCGGCCGCGGCGGTTCCGGCGTGGTGTATAAGGGCATCCTTGAAGACGGCCGTGTCGTGGCCGTCAAGGCACTGACGACGAGCATCAGCCGCTGCCATGGCGAGGAGGAGTTCGAGGCGGAGCTGAGCCTGATCAGCCGGATCTACCACATGAACCTGGCGAGGATCGTCGGCTGCTGCTCCCAAGGCAAGCACCGCATCCTAGTCTCCGAGTTCATCGAGAACGGCTCGCTCGCCACCATGCTGTTCCCCGACGACAACGACGATCACGAAGTCCTCGGGTGGAGCCAGCGGTTCCGGATCGCcgtcggcgtggccaggggccTGGCCTACCTGCACAGCGAGTGCCTCCAGTGGATCATCCACTGCGACATGAAGCCAGAGAACATCTTGCTGGACCGAGATCTGGAGCCTAAGATCACCGACTTTGGGCTCGCCAAACTTCTTGACCGCCGGCGCGACGGTTCTGGTTCTGGTGCTCGCACGGCCGGGCTGAACAACTCGAACCCGTCGCGGCGGATCAGGGGAACGAGGGGGTACATGGCGCCGGAGTGGGTGTCGAACCTCGACGTCAGCGACAAGGTGGACGTGTACAGTTTCGGCGTCGTGCTGCTGGAGCTAGTGAGAGGGGTCAGGGTGGCGGACGGCGGCGAAAATACGGATGTCAGGGCCGTCACCAAGGCTGCGCGCGAGAAGATGCGATCCGGCTGCGTGGAGGATCTCGTGGACGAACGGCTCGCCGGCGAGTTTAGCCGTTCGCAGGTGGAGGTGCTGCTTGGAACTGCCTTGTCGTGcttggaggaggagaggagccggCGGCCGAGCATGGGCGCTGTGGTGCAGGCGCTCATCTCTGTTGAAGATGCGTGA